In Ovis canadensis isolate MfBH-ARS-UI-01 breed Bighorn chromosome 11, ARS-UI_OviCan_v2, whole genome shotgun sequence, one genomic interval encodes:
- the MRPL12 gene encoding large ribosomal subunit protein bL12m, with amino-acid sequence MLPSATSLLWGPCLGLRAAALRLVRQQVPHVCAVRLMRCSSHRRGEALTGAPLDNAPKEYPPKIQQLVQDIASLTLLEISDLNELLKKTLKIQDVGLMPMGGMVPGTAPAPAAPEAAEDDVPKQKERTHFTVRLTEAKPVDKVKLIKEIKNYVQGINLVQAKKLVESLPQEIKANVAKAEAEKIKAALEAVGGTVVLE; translated from the exons ATGCTGCCGTCGGCCACAAGCCTCCTATGGGGGCCCTGTCTCGGGCTTCGAGCCGCTGCGCTTCGCCTCGTCAG GCAACAGGTACCTCACGTCTGCGCTGTGCGGCTTATGAGATGCAGCAGCCATCGAAGGGGGGAGGCCCTCACTGGTGCCCCCCTGGATAACGCCCCCAAGGAATACCCCCCCAAGATCCAGCAGCTGGTCCAGGACATTGCCAGCCTCACGCTGCTGGAGATCTCCGACCTCAACGAGCTCCTGAAG AAAACACTGAAGATCCAAGATGTCGGGTTGATGCCGATGGGTGGCATGGTGCCTGGGACTGCCCCTGCCCCAGCAGCCCCAGAG gcAGCAGAAGATGATGTCCCCAAACAAAAAGAACGGACACATTTCACTGTCCGCCTGACAGAGGCAAAGCCCGTGGACAAGGTGAAGCTGATCAAGGAGATCAAGAACTATGTCCAGGGCATCAACCTCGTCCAG GCAAAGAAGCTGGTGGAATCCCTGCCTCAGGAAATCAAAGCCAACGTGGCCAAGGCCGAGGCCGAGAAGATCAAGGCGGCCCTGGAGGCAGTGGGCGGCACTGTGGTTCTGGAGTAG